The Globicephala melas chromosome X, mGloMel1.2, whole genome shotgun sequence genome contains the following window.
aggtccaaatggcttcactggtgaatttcgctaaatgtttaaagaataaataaccaTAAATAGACACTATCTTTTCCAGAGAATAGAAGAGGAGGGACTACTTTCTAACTCATTTTCTGAGGCCAGTCTTACCCTGATATCAACACCAGGCAAAGACACTAGAAATATAGAAAACTAGAGACCAATATccgtgatgaacatagatgtaaaaatcctcaacaaaattttagaaggttgaatccagtaatatataaaaagaataatatgccACCACCCAGGGCGGggtttatcccaaggatgcaaaaATCTATCATATTAatgtctaaagaagaaaaaccatatgatcgctatcaacaaatgcagaaaaaaattgataaaatacatccagaatactactactgggcttccctggtggcgcagtggttaagaatccacctaccaatgcaggggacatgggttcgagccctggtccaggaagatcccacatgccgcggagcaactaagcccacgcgccacaactactaagcctgtgctctagatcccacgagccacaactactgagcccacgcaccacaactactgaagcccacacgcctagagactgtgctgcacaacaagagaagccaccacagtgagaagcccgtgcaccacaatgaagagtagcccctgctcgccgcaactagagaaagcctgtgtgcagcaaggaagacccagcgcagccaaaagtaaataaaaaataaataaataaaataaaataaaaaaccaaaatactactactaataaaaactctcagcaaactagactAGAGGAGAACTTACTCAACCTAagaaagggcatctacaaaaaattctgcagctaacatcatatttactGAAGAAAGACTGCATGCTTTTCtcctaagattgggaacaaggcaaTGATATCCACTCTTACTATTCCTATTCAACGTAATGCCGGCAGTTTTAGTCAGtgcaataaggtaagaaaaagaaattaaaatatacatattggaAAGGACAAAATAAAACTGTCTACTCACAGAAGACATGATTATATATCCAAAGAATCCCAGAGAAGTTATAGAGATactcttagaactaataagtgagtttagcaaagtCATTAGATACAAATTCAAGCTACAAACACCAATCATACTTCCATAAATGAGCAATGAACAACtggaaacaaaaaatttaaataataataacacaatagctccagaaaatgaaatacttggatataaacctaacaaaacatgtacaagatCTgtatgcttgggacttccctggcggtccagtggataagactccacttttccactgcagggagcgggggtttgatccctggtcggggaactaagatcccacatgctgcatgtacggccaaaaacaaaaacagaacaaaacaaatatctgtatgctaaaaactacaaaatgctgatgaaagaaatcaaagaagacaaataattggaaagacatgccatgttcatgggttggaagattCAAAATCGTAAAGATgccaattctctccaaattgttCTACAGATTTAAAGTGATTCCAATGAAAATTGCCCCTggatttttttgtagatatagtcaagctgattctaaaatttatatggaaggcCAAAGGAACTAAaagagctaaaacaattttgataaaacaaagttggagaaatCACAGTACCCAATTTTAAGGCTAATTTATagtgacagaaatcagatcagtggtttcctggggatgggggcaggcaTACAGAAGGACCAAAGGGAAGGATTACAAAGGGACACAGGGAAAATCTTGGGGTAGTGGATAGATTCATTATCTTACTTGAGGTGTTGGTTTcattaatgtgtatatatatgtcaaacttatcaaattgtacactttaaatatgtgtaggtcaattataactcaataaggctatttttgttttgtttttgttttgttttgttttttgttttgcagtacgcaggcctctcactgttgtggcctctcccattgtggagcacaggctccggacgcgcaggcccagcggccatggctcacgggcgcagccgctccgcggcatgtaggatcttcccaggccggggcacgaacccgtgtccccagcatcggtaggcggactctcaaccactgtgccaccagggacgccccaataaggctatttttaaagtattctttcCAAAGTGATACATTACATCTACTAGGTGGCAGTCGGAACCATAGATTTTGCCAAAATGTTTGATTCTTATCCTCCAgcaatattttaatttgtaaaataacaTACAGGAAAAGTAATATGAAGGTAGGTCGGCACTGCAGCATATTTTATAAGattatgatgaaaataaaaaggaacataatCATAGCAAGTCATTACCAGACTactatttattaatgttttaaagcTTTAGGTATAGTAAGTATCGAATGCAGAGTAAAGAACAAATATggttccttcccccttccccgatTCCACCAGCAATTTGCAAAGAATCAAGAGGCTGGTTGACGGTTGAACACCTCTATATTTCTATAGCACTTTTGCAGAAGGCCTTATAGTATGTTATCAAAACCACCTGTCACCCCTTGTTAAAAATgctctatgttttaaaaattgtaattaaaaatttaatcctATTAATAtcattgcttcatttttttttgtaactaGACTGAAATTTCAGCACCAGAATTTTCTAGTTGTCTTCTAAGTCTCTTCCACTATGAAGGAAGGCCTGTCACTCATCCTGCATAGGGATAGGGAGGAATTCCTTTGACCCCCAGGCCAGTtatctgttaaaaaaagaaaagagagaaactctGATACAAGGTAATTCACAAGTATTctccaaaaacatttttatgatcCACAATAATATATTTAGCCACCTATTatccttgttttgtttcctgtAATAAAAAGGAACTATTTGATTAGGTATTTATGGTCCAACCCAATTATTCACATAGATAATAATTCAACTAGCAACCATTTACAACTAGGATTGAAAACTGAATTTATTTCTATCTTCTTCCCATCTGTTAAGAAAGGGGTTTGCGCCAGATgatttctacatttcttttcaGCTCAAGAGATCTATAACTCTTATCAGTGTTTATTTCACTGCCAAAAAAAGTTAAGAACCTGAAAATATTCTTGCAACATCAAAACAATCAACTAATCTTATAAATGTGTTTCAAACACTGGTTTTCCAAGCCTATTCTACTGATTTATAGAATTTCAAACACCACTgaagcaaaaaaatattttaaagcactgtACAAAGTGGGCTAAACACATTGTCCTGGACTTCAGGTCTAGAAAatctcaataaaatgtttttaagtctAGCATGATGAGCTTAAATGCCAAATACAATTGTATTTGGGAAGTATGAAAAAGCACCAATCATTCAGTTACTTAACCGAAGATCTCCCACCTCACCCTCAAAATAAAAGATATAGCCAGATCACCTTGAAAATTCCACCAGCTTCAGGTTGCTGCAGTAGACCCTCGGGGTCCATCCCATCCCGGGCACTGGTCACATACATTTCAGAGTAATCCTTCCCTCCGAAGCAGCATGAGGTTGTTTTAACAACAGGCAACTTCACAGTTCGGAGTCTTTTCCCTAGGTCAccaaatatttcatttaagtCTAGCTCTAGCAAATTTCCACCCGCACAACTTTTCGGGACCCCTTGTGGAGCAATAGGAAAGTTCAAAGAAGATTTGGAGGTCAGACTTCGCCCAGGTATTTCACCTACCTTCCCCGACAATTTCTTCTGGGCAAAAAAGATTTACCTCTACAGGAAAAAGAGTTCTGACTATAACATTTTGGGCTATATCTTTGGTCTTTATTTCCAAAATCATCCAATTGAGACCTTTGAATATATCTCTATATAACTTTATTAGTAATGAAATTTCTCTGGCCCCTAGCGTCTGGTGTTTTCTAGACATGGCGGGGTTTTTCCATTCTGCTGTGGGCCTACCTGTCTCAGGATCCAAACGGATCACTCTTCCTCCATTGTAACAGGCCACCCAGAGCTTCCCCTCAACATCAATACACATTCCATCAgggatttgttcttctttctccagcttGTAAACACTTCTGCGGTTGGctatggttaaaaaaacaaacaaacagacaaaccaaccacacacaccccccccaaaaCCACAGGCCACTCAATACTGAGCATCAAACAATGAGCAATCAAGTTGATTATAAATACTGATCGCTTCTGCTTATCCAGTGTCTGGCAAATGGGTACCACAGGTGGGATGATTCAGGAGGATTCCTAACTCTAAAAATGTCTAAAAACATGAGTGGGCACCCCTCAACAAAGGATTTGTACTGTAGGATTTGGGGTGGATTCACTCCCTTTAGTTTGGGTACAGACACAGCTACCTAAGCTttcagaggaggagagaaaaaagaaagcagaattcttaataaaataacaaaagatatTTTTGAGGGACCTGAACTGAAGCCCTGCATGCCCACCTCAGACACACTTCAGTCTGTGGTTAGACCTTTGCTGTTTTACTTCCAAAAATGCCtactttggggaattccctggtggcacagtggttaggactccacactctcacagccaagggcccaggtttgagCTGCCAACAGTTCACGCACAAAAACTAACAAGGTATATGAGTTCTGTTTCTGCCCAACTAAATGCTCCAAAATCACCTTATCTAAATATTAGAAGAGCTTGTTTCTGAAAAGAGGGGTATTCTGAAACCAACTGGCCGGCCTTAAAGGGAATCATAATATACAAAAAACAAGCATCAAAATCCAGAGGAACATTACACTACAAAATCCAGGTCATTACAGTAATCAGATTGAGGTATAAGgggaaaaatgttaaaaccatGTGTAAGTAAAGTGGGTAAAAACAGTCATGAAAAAGAGCACTACATATTTCAAAGCAAAACATCTGTGCTGGAATATTTAGCCTCTGATTAAATCTACATGAGACTCATGATTTTTTTCAAGTCATTTTTATGATTGGTTTTGCTCTTGTGGTCTGGCACCTTTCATGAAAGTTTCAAGCActcctttttaaattctttccaatAATTCCTTCCCTCCCAGTTTCCAACTATGGCTCATTTAGATCCGTTGGTGGAGTTGAACAATCTGCAACtactttttttacttttccattttgaAAGGTTGTTAATTTGTCTTTAAGTACTTGCCTATAGTTAACTAAAGTACAAATAAGAAATATCAACCCCAAACtctaattttctgttcttttttcccattctgttgtATACTATTTGCCTTTAAGCACCAGCTGGTAGAACAGGATCCGTTTTACAGTGAGCCTCTTTCTAGTGATGGTTGCAAGAAAAAGGATTAAGGATCTAGCCATATTATGCAAACTGTGGCCATATTTAGTTGTGCTGAGAGCCATGGCTTGACTGGCAGCAGAGTCAAGCCTGTGTAATCATTACAATATTGGAATCATAACATTAGGCAGTTCTTTGTTTGAAAAGTAAGGACCTTTTCAAATGGGTTAAGGGCGAGGCAGCCTGCTAGTCATATGCATATGAAAAAAATACCagcaatattaagaaaaataatgaaaaagtacaTACAGATCTTCCCTGTTTGCAGGTCATAGTCAAAAGCATCCACCGAGTAGGACAGGCTATCGATGTAATAGAAGATTTTGTGGTCCAGAGACCAATCCAAACCATTGGAGATGTCCACCTGGTCAAAGTACTTTTCCACATGGTGGTCAGGAAAGAGGGAGTACAGGGACCCTTGGTGCCGCTCCAGAACTGCTGGAGCTGTTTCCTCAGCCATGGTACCTACAAAACCCAAAGAGTATGGATCTCAGCTGCACAGCATCCCGCGCATGCACTGCACCATCTTCTCTCACCAGGACTCCTTCCCTGTGATGAAATCAAGGAAATTATTATACAATCCCAATCTGGGtcctatggtttttttttttttttaatgacaactaCCTTGCTTATaacgcaaattaaaactaccTTGAGAGGTTCTGGTTCCAGACATCTGCACCAACCTCATTTTCTCGCACTGAGCACAACTCTAAGACCTGGACAAAATGCATGGCATAGCTATTTGACAACTCTGCAATGTGAATTATCAGGCGGCTCAGAGAAGAACACAGAATTTGAAGTATCACCTAATTGGTGGCGAGTTCTTGAGCTCTCCATTTTATCCTCTAGTATGTCCTGGCCTGAACTCAACCCAGCTTGAAACTTGGAAGTGAGCACCATGGTGCAGGCAGAAAGAGGTCCGGGAGAAACCTCTAGATCTGGCGCAAGGAGCAGAAAACACTCCTACGGCTCAGAGAGAGAGTGGAAGAAACCCCCTGcttattttctcctcctttttctccattttctcatgCACCAGCCCCCAGGCAATTCTGCAGTGAGGGTAGCAAAGGCAGAGAGAGGTCAGCAACAGGAAACTACAGGAATCAAAACTCTGAGGGAAGGCGACATTCCTCTGCATTTAGTGAAGCTGCAGGGACAAAAGGGCAGATCAAACACCGTTGCtttcatgttctctctctctcccctcctgccaCTTGGCCCTGGAGGCAGAACAGTCATAGAAGTGGGTGGTTTCTGACTGGAGGAATGAAAAGGAGCTACAGGAAGCTGGAAAGTACTAGAAGAGGGATGATGCTCAGGAATGCAACCCCATAAAGTTGTTTGTGATCTGCTGGGCTCATCTGTTTGTACATGCATGGATCTGATTCTAATTAGCATGCTAAAGATTTGGAGAATGGAGCTAATGGATAGAACTCCTTCTAGGTCTCAGACTGACCACTGAGTGGCGCACCTAATGGCACCTAATAGAAAGTAGGAACTTGTGGAAAGTGGAACTTGTGATCTGAACCTAAACATACAGATTGCTTACTGAAACGAATATATCAACATTCTCCATAGGATTTAAACAAGACCCAGCATCTCATAAGGTAATAgtcaaaatgtccaggatacaatcCAAAGTTACTTGGCAACACAAAGAAGCATGAAAATCTCAAGTCGTATAGGAAAACGAATCAAGAGGCAGACAGTGAGATggcacagatgttggaattactTGACAAAGACTAAAGCAATTCTTATAAAAATGCTCAAAAGAACGATCTGCAAAGTcttaaaacaaaactcaaaatagCAGCAAAGGAGGAGAAATATAAAGAATCCCCAAgtgaaaattttagaactgaaaaatgaaattaatgaaataaaaaacccaCTGGatggactcaatagcagaatagagATGACAGAGGAATGAGTCAGTGTATCTGATGCTAGATCaagaaattatccaatctgaacaacagagagaaaaaaagactgaaaaaaaatagagtgttagggacctgtgggacaacaaCAAAAGAGCTAACATATGTGTCACTAGATTCCTAGAGAAGAGGACAAAGAATACAGggccaaaaaatatttgaagaagtaatGGCTCAAAACTCTCCAAGTTTGGTGAAAAGCATAAGACTATATATTTGAGAAGCTGAGCAAACCCCAAACAGGATAAGCCCAAAGAAACCTATAcccagacacatcataatcaaatttctaaaaacttaagttaaatagggacttccctggcagtccagtggttgggactccatgcttccaatgcagggggcatgggtttgatccctggtcagggaactaggatgccacatgccatgtggcatggcaaaaaaaaaaagaacaaacaaaaacccaaaaaaacaaacaaccaaacttAAGTTAAATAGAAATCCTCaagattaatgaaagaaaaatgacatacATACAACATATAGGAGAATAATGATTTCAATGACTGTTGATTTTTCATGAGAAACTGTGGAGGTCAGAAGAAAGtgatacatttttaatttgttgaaagaaaaataatgtgtcaacctagaattttatatcaagtgaaaatatccttaaagaatgaaggtgaaataaagacattctcctGTGAagtaaaactaagagaatttataGCCAGCAGACTTGTTCTAAAAGaattgctaaaggaaattcttcagacAGAAGGGAAATACCAAAAGAAACAACAGGAATGAAGAAAGAGCAATAGAAATAGCACGTATATGAGTAAATATAATAGACTATTCTTCCTTTTagttccttaaaatatttctgatgatcgaaagcaaaaattacattttctgatGGGATTTTAAATCTATGTATATAAAGACAACTATGACATAAATGGGTGATTGTCAATTGAAGTGGTAAAATATTGGTTCTAGACAGACTGTGAAAAGTTAACTATACATTTGTAATCCATTCAGGAGCCCTTAAAAAACTATACAGAGAGATATAGTGAAAAATcacaataagtaaattaaaattgaattctaaaaaatattcaagtaacctaaaagaaggcaggaaaggggaAACAGAGTAACAAAAAAtacagagggaaagaagagaaaacaaataataaaatggtggaTCTAACTCAaagcatatcaataattacattaaatgtaaataatctaAACACATCAATTAAGATAATGTCAGAATAAACtttttgaaaatagaactatatgctgtctataagaaactcacttcaaatataagaGACATAGGTagcttaaaagtaaaaggatgggaaaagaccTATCCTatgcaaatattaatttaaaaaaactgtagaGGCTATGTTAGTATCAGACAAGATATACTTAGAGCAAAGAAAACTACCAGGGATAAATAGGAGTAACTACATATTGTGAAAATAGTCACTTCACTAAGGAGACATAATAATCCTAGATGTGCATGTGCTTAACAACAGACCTTCAAAATACACAAGGCAAAAgtcagaactgaaaggagaaacacacaaatcCATAATTCCGGTTGGAGATGTCAGCATCCCTTTCTCCGTAATAGACTCAAGTAGAtagaaaatcagcaaagaaatagaagaactgAATACCATTAACCAAACTGGACTTAAGTGACATTTATAGAGAACACTCcattcaacaacagcagaatacacattcttctcatgtgCCCATGGAATATGCACTTAGACTTGAGTGTGATCTCAGAGGATAGAGCAGAATTTAACATAATGAAGAAATCGGAAAGCTCATTTACTATAACATGCTCTATCTGAAAGAAGAGTGAGTTAGAGGAAAATGGACTGAAACTGGGAAGCCTGAACAGCAAGCCAGACCTCCCTCCTTGTTTTTTTGCTATAGGGCAGTTGGGCTTGTTTCCATTATTTCTgttccacccccacccacccccttcccccactaTCTGCCTCACAGAAGGAGATGCCTGGAACATGAATGTGGATCCCCCACTGCTTAGAAAGGGCTCTTCCTTAGTGGGAAAGAAACTGGAGCCCTGGTTTATCATTATCTAGTAGTGAGCCCGGACAGGTGAGACCTTGGGTGTTGGGACACCTTCAGGGTACTACCCACCACTAAGAGACCCCCATCCAGACTATCAGATGACCCCACCCTTTTCTGGGCCAGGGACAGCTCTCAACACCTGCTGAAATCTATAAACTCTCTCTAGAAAAATTTTCTCAGGTGCTTCTGACAGATGCACATGACCAGTATGTATGCACACTGATGCCTACAATTTTAAGGGGTCTCCAGAGGGCAAAGGTTAAGAATTGGGGACTCCAGGCTAAGAACTCAGGCCTCTGAGGGCATTTTAATTTTGTCTCACCAAGTGCCACAGAGCTGTAAACTTCTAGCcataagggagagagaaaatcaaCTTCAACAGGAGGTAGAGTATCCAATCATATTTCTTCATCCTGCAGAAATTACTGGCAGAAGGGCTTCCAATGGATTCTCATCTTTAATCTTTCAACCTGTCCTGGACTAGATCTGTGCTTGTGTAAAGTCCAGGAAGATGGGAAACAATCCACACCACCTGCTCAGATCTTACTTACCTTCCATGTTGAAAGTGAATGGAggaacttccctggaggtccagtggctaagactccgtgctcccaatgcaggggccccggtgtgatccctgctcagggaactagatcccacatgcatgccacaactaagagttcacatgctgcaactaaaacatcccgcatgccacaactaaagatcctgcatgccgcaacaaagacccagcacagtgaaagaaagaaggagatagaaagagaaaggaagaaagaaagaaaggaagaaagaaagaaagaaagagaatggagCCAGGACAGCATGGCTGATGATGTGAGTGGAAGAGTGGGGAGGTGGAAACAGCAGGGATTTAGAATCAACTTTGGCTAACTATAGGGTTGTTAGGATGGGAGCTAAATGAGAACTAAATGTGAAATGCATTATTTAATTTCAAACTTAgagttaaaattcatttaaatctgTATATAACTCATTCTGCAGCCATCATAATAAAGATGGCTTCAAGTGAGAATCATCAAGGAATGTAAAAGCTAAGGAAGATATTTTGATGAGGACCAGGATATTTGCTTGGACTTAAAGTATCTCCCCATGTTGTAGCCAGCCTCTAAGTTGACCCATAATGATCCCTGCCTCCCAGTATTCACACCCTTGTCTAGTCCCCTCCATAATTTTGTGACCAATAGCacatggcagaagtgatgctatgtcacttctgagattggTTATAATAGGACTGTAGCTTCCATCTtgggctttctctctttctctctctctctgcctctcatcACTGGCTCTGGGGGAGGCCATGCCCCGGGCAGTCCTATGGAGAGGCCCACACAGTAAGGAAATGAAGCCTCCTGCCAACTGCCTGCCATGTAAGTCAGGTTTGAAGCAGATCCTCCAGGCCGCTTCACAGACTCCAGCTCCCTCCAAGGCTGTAGCCCCAGCCAACAGCTTGACTGCAACTTCAGGACATAGCCTTGAACCATGCAGCCAAGCCAGACCCAGGTTCTTGACCTTCAGAAACTATGTGAGATAAtatatgtttgttattttaagccactaaatttcaGGGTAATTTGTAACACAGCAATAGATCACTAACAGACCCCACAAACTGCTTATaaattgcaatttaaaaatagtagCTATGTAGTAGAGAAATCTAAGACCTCAACTGGGTGATCAAAACTGACATCACCAATGAGGGACAGATGGTATCCAGATGGGATACCCCGAGAAGGACAGAACAGCACCTATGCAGTGATTCCAGCCATGAATATATAGCATCAATCTAATCACAAGGAAACATTAGACGCAAAAACATGAGGAAAGTTCTGTTAAAAAAGAGGGGAGTTGGGCGAGATTGTAGTCTTCAAAAATGGCAATGTAGAGACGCTGGCAGAGCTCAcgtcaaggagtacttcccagaacttctgctgccagtgtccttgtccccacggtgagccacagccaccccctgcctctgcaggagaacctccaacactagcagatacaccagaaatacatctacacgtggaacaactcctacagaacacctactgaacgctggcagaagacctcagacctcccaaaaggcaagtaactccccacgtacctgggtagggcaaaagaaaaaagataaaaacagagacaaaacgatagggacgggacctgcaccagtgggagggagctgtgaaggaggaaaggttttcacacactaggaagccccctcacGGGccgagactgcgggtggcggagcggaaagctttggagctggaggagagcgcagcaacaggggtgcagagggcaaagtggggagattcccgcacagaggatcggtgccgaccggcactcaccagcccgagaggcttgtccgctcacccgcctgagtgggcggggctgggagctgaggctcgggcttcagtcagagcgcagggagCGGACGGGGGTTGgcggagtgaacacagcctgcaggggattagtgcaccacagctagccgggagggagtccggggaaaaatctggagctgccgaagaggcaagagactttttcttccctctttgtttcctggtgcgcgaggagaggggattaagaacgctgcttaaaggagctccagagacgagcgtgagccgcggctaaaagcacggaccccagagacgggcatgagacgccaaggctgctgctgccgccagcaagaagcctgtgtgtgagcacaggtcactatccacaccccccttctggggagcctgtgcagcccgccactgccggggtcctaggatccaggaacaacttcctcaggagaacgcatggcgcgcctctggcgggtgcaacgtcacgctggcctcatgctggcctctgccgccgcaggcccgccccgcactccgtgaccctccctccccccggcctgagtgagccagagcccccaaatcagcggctcctttacccacatcctgtctgagcgaagaacagacgccctccggtgacctacacgcagaggcggggccaaatctaaagctgagccccgggagctgtgagaacaaagaagagaaagggaaatctctcccagcagcctcagaagcagcagattaaagctccacaatcaacttgatgtacctgcatctgtggaatacatgaatagacaacgaatcatcccaaattaaggaggtggactttgagagcaagacttataatattttccccttttcctcattttgtgagtgtgtatgtgtatacttctgtgtgagattttgtctgtatagctttgcttccaccatttgtcccagggttctatctgtccgttttttttcttaataattattttttattttaataactttattatattttatcttactttattttactttatcttccttctttctttcttttttccttccttccctccttccttgctccctccctccctccctcctttctttctttctttctacttctactaattctttctttctactttttctcccttttattctgagccgtgtggatgaaaggctcttggtgctccagccaggagtcagtgctgtgcctctgaggtgggagagccaacttcaggacactggtccacaagagacctcccagctccacataatattaaatggcgaaaatctcccagagatctccatctcaacaccagcatccagcttcactcaacgacc
Protein-coding sequences here:
- the RGN gene encoding regucalcin, whose translation is MTMSSAKIECVLRENWRCGESPVWEEASNSLLFVDIPAKKVCRWDSLSKEVQQVTVDAPVSSVALRHSGGYVATVGTKFCALNWEDQSAVVLATVDKDKKNNRFNDGKVDPAGRYFAGTMAEETAPAVLERHQGSLYSLFPDHHVEKYFDQVDISNGLDWSLDHKIFYYIDSLSYSVDAFDYDLQTGKISNRRSVYKLEKEEQIPDGMCIDVEGKLWVACYNGGRVIRLDPETGKRLRTVKLPVVKTTSCCFGGKDYSEMYVTSARDGMDPEGLLQQPEAGGIFKITGLGVKGIPPYPYAG